One Streptomonospora salina genomic window, CGTGCCCAGGGTGGGCGAGGGAGCCCCGCTGGTGACCGTGCCCACGGGTTCGCCGTCGAGCAGGACGGGGTTGTCCTTGCGCAGCGGACGGCGGCCGCGGGCCACCAGGCCGACCAGGCGGCGCCGCGGGCCGGAGTCCGCGACACGCTGCAGCGCGTCCCGGCCCACGAAATCACCCGGCTTGTCCAGTTTGACGACGCGGCCCAGATTGGCGTCGAAGGGGGTGGTCCCCGTGCCGAGTTCGTTGCCGTAGAGGGGCATACCGGCTTCCAGCCGCAGCGTGTCGCGTGCCGACAGCCCGGCGGGGACGAGGCCGTGCGGCTCGCCGGACTCCAGCAGGGCCGCCCACACGTCGGGCGCGGCGTCACCGGGCGTGAGGAAGATCTCGAAGCCGTCCTCGCCGGTGTAGCCGGTGCGGGCCAGCAGCGCCGGGTGCCCGGCGACGTCGTAGGAGTAGCCCGCGAAGTACCTGATGGTGCTCAGGTCGGCGTCGGTGAGGGGGGCGAGGATGTCGGCGGCGGCCGGCCCCTGCACGGCGACCAGGGCGTAGTCCGGGGAGCGGTCCTCGACCAGGCAGGCGAAGCCCGCCGCGCGCTCGCTGAGCGCGGTCACGACGGTCTCGGCGTTGGCGGCGTTGGCCACCACCATGTACTCGTCCTCGGCCAACCGGTAGACGATCAGGTCGTCGAGGACGCCGCCGTCGGCGTCGGTGATCATGGTGTAGCGGGCGCGGCCCGGCGTGACCTTGGACAGGTGCCCCGCCAAGGAGTAGTCCAGCATGTCGGCGGCCTGCGGCCCGCTGACGGTGATCTCCCCCATGTGGGACAGGTCGAAGAGTCCCGCGGTCTCGCGCACCGCCGCGTGCTCGGCGCGCTCGCCGCTGTAGCGCAGCGGCATCTCCCACCCGGCGAAATCGACCAGGGTGGCCCCGGCCTGTTCGTGGACGGCGTGCAGCGGTGTCGTTCGCAGTGCCGATCCCTGGTCCGGCGCAGTCATTCTCACTCCCGAGAGGATGGACGTCGTTTCGTCACAGGCGTTGCCATCCTCCCCCTCTGTCATGATGCCTGAGAGCTTCGCCGCGCGGACGCGGCTTGCACCTTCGGCGAGGGACCGAACGCCCCTGCTTTCCAGAGTGGTCTCGACCGTACGGTCCGTCGCGCCTGAGAGGTTCACTGGGGAGGAATTGCTCCTTCGGCGGCCCGTGCCGGCTGCACGGACTCTCTCCCGTACGGATTCAACGACCGGTTCCAGGCTAACAGCGCCCCTTTCGGACGAACAGTTAAGGGCACGCGAAGCGCCCCGGTCAGCGTGCCGACCAGCGCGAACGCGGGACGGAGTCGACGCGGGGCGCAACAGCGGAACCGGGGACGGCCCGACCGGTGGCGGGGCGCCGGCCGGAGCCCCGCTGACCGGTCCGGCCGGTGCTGCGGGAGGCCGCGGCAGGGCCCGGCGGATCCCGGGACAGGCGGCGCCGCCCGGACGCGGCGGTCCTGCGGAGCGGGGCTCAGGCCGAGCGGCGCTTGCGCACCGCCTCGGCCAGCCCGCCCAGCACGTCCGCGGTGGTGGCCCAGTCCATGCACGAGTCGGTGATGGAGCGTCCGTAGGTCAGGTCGGCGGGGTCGCCCAGCTTCTGGGCGCCGTCCTCGATGAAGCTCTCCAGCATCACGCCGACGATGCCGCGCTGGCCCTCGGCCACCTGGGCGGCGATCGCTTCGGCGACCCCGGGCTGGCGGGTGTGGTCTTTGCCGCTGTTGGCGTGGCTGGCGTCGATCATCAGCCGCCGCGGGAGCCCGGACGCCTCGACCGTGTCCAGCGCCGAAGACACACTCGCGGCGTCGTAGTTCGGGCCGGGCCGGCCCCCGCGCAGGATGACGTGGCAGTCGGGGTTGCCCTCGGTGACGACGACCGACCCCGCGCCGGCGGGGTCGACGCCGAAGAACGTGTGCGAAGCCGCCGAGGCGCCGCAGGCGTCCACGGCCGCCTGGACGTCGCCGTCGGTGCTGTTCTTGAAGCCCACCGGCATGCTCAGGCCGCTGCCGAGCTGGCGGTGCACCTGGCTCTCGGTGGTACGGGCGCCGATGGCGCCCCAGGCGACCGCGTCGGCGATGTACTGCGGTGTGATGGGGTCGAGGAATTCGGTACCGGCCGCGACGCCGATGGAGCCGATGTCCAGCAGCAGCTTGCGGGCGGTGCGCAGGCCGCGGTGCACGTCGTAGCTCTCGTCCAGGCCCGGGTCGTTGATCAGGCCTTTCCAGCCCAGCGTCGTACGCGGCTTCTCGAAGTAGACGCGCATCACCACGCACAGGTCGTCGCCGACCGAGGGGATCAGTTCCTTCAGCCGCTGGGCGTAGTCCAGCGCGGCCTCGGGGTCGTGCACCGAGCAGGGCCCCGCGATGACCAGCAGGCGGTCGTCGGTTCCGTCGAGCACCCGCGTGACCTCGGAGCGGGCGTCCTCGACCAGGGCCGCGCGCTCGGGCCCCATCGGGAGCTCGGCGAGGAGGTCCTTGGGCGCGAT contains:
- the gcvT gene encoding glycine cleavage system aminomethyltransferase GcvT: MTAPDQGSALRTTPLHAVHEQAGATLVDFAGWEMPLRYSGERAEHAAVRETAGLFDLSHMGEITVSGPQAADMLDYSLAGHLSKVTPGRARYTMITDADGGVLDDLIVYRLAEDEYMVVANAANAETVVTALSERAAGFACLVEDRSPDYALVAVQGPAAADILAPLTDADLSTIRYFAGYSYDVAGHPALLARTGYTGEDGFEIFLTPGDAAPDVWAALLESGEPHGLVPAGLSARDTLRLEAGMPLYGNELGTGTTPFDANLGRVVKLDKPGDFVGRDALQRVADSGPRRRLVGLVARGRRPLRKDNPVLLDGEPVGTVTSGAPSPTLGTPVAMAYIDSGADPSAGETTVDVRGRAEAVDVVDLPFYQRDR
- a CDS encoding 3-deoxy-7-phosphoheptulonate synthase, encoding MPNTNDTRVASYQPLIAPKDLLAELPMGPERAALVEDARSEVTRVLDGTDDRLLVIAGPCSVHDPEAALDYAQRLKELIPSVGDDLCVVMRVYFEKPRTTLGWKGLINDPGLDESYDVHRGLRTARKLLLDIGSIGVAAGTEFLDPITPQYIADAVAWGAIGARTTESQVHRQLGSGLSMPVGFKNSTDGDVQAAVDACGASAASHTFFGVDPAGAGSVVVTEGNPDCHVILRGGRPGPNYDAASVSSALDTVEASGLPRRLMIDASHANSGKDHTRQPGVAEAIAAQVAEGQRGIVGVMLESFIEDGAQKLGDPADLTYGRSITDSCMDWATTADVLGGLAEAVRKRRSA